In a genomic window of Streptomyces koelreuteriae:
- a CDS encoding class F sortase, with protein sequence MAFSLLLLAVCWDPGDVPGSATVTALPTSSAEAAAAALPGTSGTAPAPSDDVGATATPPSRSATPPTLPANSSGSPSARPGTSRTPGTGPGTGTPQAPASRTAPPQGSGPHTSLPPTAGRTAPPSRPSAGTPSPPRTQPPTRTRRPSAPGPLPHSPATRLLIPYLRINAPIMPLGLDRERRLTAPPEGKPKLVGWYRHGASPGEQGVAVAVGHLDTDRGPAVFAGLTELKRGRIVEARRADGRTAVYTVDAIKSYEKARFPSQEVYGARGRPELRLITCGGAYDRRKGYSGNVVVFAHLTAVR encoded by the coding sequence GTGGCCTTCTCGCTGCTGCTGCTCGCCGTCTGCTGGGACCCGGGCGACGTACCCGGGTCCGCAACGGTCACGGCCCTCCCGACCAGCTCCGCAGAAGCCGCCGCGGCAGCCCTGCCGGGCACCTCCGGCACGGCACCGGCCCCCTCGGACGACGTCGGCGCCACCGCCACTCCGCCCAGCCGCTCCGCCACACCCCCCACCCTCCCCGCCAACTCCTCCGGCTCCCCGTCCGCCCGGCCCGGCACCTCCCGAACCCCCGGCACGGGCCCCGGCACCGGCACGCCCCAGGCACCCGCGTCCCGTACGGCCCCGCCCCAAGGCTCCGGCCCCCACACCTCCCTGCCCCCCACCGCCGGCCGAACCGCCCCGCCCTCACGTCCCTCAGCCGGCACCCCCAGTCCGCCCCGCACCCAACCCCCCACCCGCACCCGGCGTCCCTCCGCCCCCGGCCCGCTGCCCCACTCGCCGGCCACCCGCCTCCTCATCCCCTACCTCCGTATCAACGCCCCGATCATGCCCCTGGGCCTCGACCGCGAACGCCGTCTCACCGCGCCCCCGGAGGGCAAACCGAAACTGGTCGGCTGGTACCGGCACGGTGCCTCGCCCGGCGAGCAGGGTGTCGCCGTCGCTGTCGGGCATCTGGACACGGACCGCGGTCCCGCCGTCTTCGCGGGGCTGACGGAGCTGAAGCGGGGCCGGATCGTCGAGGCCCGCCGCGCCGACGGGCGGACCGCCGTCTACACGGTCGACGCCATCAAGTCGTACGAGAAGGCACGGTTCCCGAGCCAGGAGGTGTACGGCGCCCGGGGCCGCCCCGAGCTGCGCCTGATCACCTGCGGCGGCGCCTACGACCGCAGGAAGGGCTACTCCGGGAACGTCGTGGTCTTCGCCCATCTCACCGCCGTCCGCTGA
- a CDS encoding MFS transporter, giving the protein MRPGGNRGWLLRLVIAFSFAQAAVSMARPAVSYRALALGADERAVGVIAGVYALLPLFAAVPLGRRTDHGRCAPLLPFGVVLISGGCALSGVAGSLGTMALWSGVMGLGHLCFVIGSQSLVARQSAPHEQDRNFGHFTIGAALGQLVGPIAAGALIGGGDMAGTSALALIVAGGVAAVAFTSLWRIEHRRTADTSRADKGARVPVGSILRTRGVPAGILISLAVLSATDILTAYLPVVGEHRGIAPSVIGVLLSLRAAATIACRLVLTPLLRLLGRTLLLTVTCLLAALLCAGIALPVPVWALGLLLVLLGFCLGVGQPLSMTTVVQAAPDEARSTALALRLTGNRLGQVAAPAAAGLIAGVAGVAAPFVMLGVLLLASAGVAVRSPREPEEAEEADGAGDPEPRRNGMPLGRKSDI; this is encoded by the coding sequence GCCCTCGCGCTGGGCGCGGACGAACGTGCCGTCGGTGTGATCGCCGGTGTCTACGCGCTGCTTCCGCTGTTCGCCGCCGTCCCCCTGGGCCGCCGTACCGACCACGGCCGCTGCGCGCCCCTGCTGCCCTTCGGTGTCGTCCTCATCTCCGGCGGCTGCGCCCTCAGCGGCGTCGCCGGCTCCCTGGGGACGATGGCCCTGTGGAGCGGGGTGATGGGCCTCGGCCATCTCTGCTTCGTCATCGGCTCACAGTCCCTCGTCGCGCGCCAGTCCGCGCCGCACGAACAGGACCGCAACTTCGGGCACTTCACCATCGGCGCGGCCCTCGGCCAACTCGTCGGCCCCATCGCGGCGGGCGCGCTGATCGGCGGCGGGGACATGGCGGGCACCAGCGCGCTCGCCCTGATCGTCGCGGGCGGGGTCGCGGCGGTCGCGTTCACCTCGCTGTGGCGTATCGAGCACCGCCGTACGGCGGACACGTCCCGCGCGGACAAGGGCGCCCGGGTCCCGGTCGGGAGCATCCTGCGGACCCGGGGCGTGCCCGCCGGCATCCTCATCAGCCTCGCCGTGCTGTCCGCGACCGACATCCTCACCGCCTACCTCCCGGTGGTCGGCGAGCACCGGGGCATCGCGCCGTCCGTGATCGGCGTCCTGCTCAGTCTGCGCGCGGCGGCGACCATCGCCTGCCGTCTGGTGCTGACGCCCCTGCTGCGGCTGCTCGGCCGGACCCTGCTGCTCACCGTGACGTGTCTGCTGGCGGCCCTGCTGTGCGCGGGGATCGCCCTGCCGGTGCCGGTGTGGGCGCTCGGGCTGCTGCTCGTCCTGCTCGGCTTCTGCCTGGGCGTCGGGCAGCCGCTGTCCATGACGACGGTCGTCCAGGCCGCGCCCGACGAGGCCCGTTCCACGGCGCTCGCCCTGCGGCTGACCGGCAACCGGCTCGGCCAGGTCGCCGCGCCCGCCGCGGCCGGGCTGATCGCCGGGGTCGCGGGGGTCGCGGCGCCGTTCGTGATGCTGGGGGTGCTGTTGCTGGCGTCGGCGGGGGTCGCGGTGCGGTCCCCGCGGGAGCCGGAGGAGGCTGAGGAGGCGGACGGAGCGGGCGACCCCGAACCCCGGCGGAACGGGATGCCATTGGGCCGGAAGAGCGACATCTGA